The Pseudomonas sp. R4-35-07 genome contains a region encoding:
- a CDS encoding DMT family transporter has translation MNPVAHKRYQVRLTSPLPITFILLWSSGYIGGAFGVRYGEPFTMTFYRFALAALVFLGVALVIKAQWPRRLTPYLHAAAVGLLLQALQFGGLYTGISQGVPAGQAALIVGLMPVFVVIGAYFCLGEQLSWRDLPGSILGVGGVAIVVASSFFGSEASVGGYGAVGLALLGITLGTLYQKRFLGGVNLWVGCFIQMVTASLVMLLLAYTTETMQVTEWAPFAASVAWITLMNSVGALTLLYLMIRRGEASKATNLFHVIPAVTQIMASLVLGEVPSIVAIVGFIVSGAGVYLMNHSRTK, from the coding sequence ATGAACCCGGTTGCTCATAAACGCTACCAAGTGCGCCTCACATCGCCGCTGCCCATAACCTTCATTCTGCTGTGGAGTTCCGGCTACATCGGCGGTGCGTTCGGTGTGCGTTATGGCGAGCCCTTCACCATGACGTTCTATCGATTTGCCTTGGCTGCCCTTGTGTTCCTGGGGGTGGCGCTCGTCATCAAGGCGCAGTGGCCCCGGCGGCTTACGCCTTACCTTCATGCGGCGGCAGTCGGCCTGCTTTTGCAAGCCCTGCAATTCGGCGGTCTCTACACCGGGATAAGTCAGGGCGTCCCAGCTGGGCAGGCGGCGTTGATCGTCGGGCTGATGCCGGTGTTCGTCGTGATCGGTGCCTATTTCTGCTTGGGTGAACAATTGAGTTGGCGCGATCTGCCGGGTTCGATCCTGGGTGTTGGCGGCGTGGCCATCGTCGTGGCCAGCAGTTTTTTTGGCTCCGAGGCGTCAGTTGGCGGTTACGGCGCGGTGGGCTTAGCGCTATTGGGTATCACGCTTGGCACGCTCTATCAGAAGCGTTTTCTTGGCGGGGTGAATCTATGGGTGGGTTGTTTCATACAGATGGTTACCGCGTCACTGGTCATGTTGCTGTTGGCATATACCACCGAAACCATGCAGGTGACTGAGTGGGCTCCGTTCGCAGCATCGGTAGCCTGGATCACGCTGATGAACTCCGTGGGTGCGCTGACGCTGCTCTATTTGATGATTCGGCGCGGGGAGGCGAGCAAAGCGACGAACTTGTTTCATGTGATTCCAGCGGTCACGCAGATTATGGCGTCGTTGGTGTTGGGTGAGGTGCCGAGTATTGTGGCAATAGTGGGGTTTATTGTTTCGGGGGCTGGGGTTTATTTAATGAATCATTCGCGAACGAAGTGA
- the mnmA gene encoding tRNA 2-thiouridine(34) synthase MnmA yields MRDPAPSDTQKKRVIVGMSGGVDSSVSAVLLMEQGYEVEGLFMKNWEEDDGTEYCTAMDDLADAQAVCDKIGIKLHTANFAAEYWDNVFEHFLAEYKAGRTPNPDILCNREIKFKAFLDYAMMLGADLIATGHYVRRRDIDGRTELLKGLDPNKDQSYFLHAVGGEQIAKTLFPVGELEKPEVRRIAEQHGLATAKKKDSTGICFIGERRFSDFLKQYLPAQPGEIKTTDGEVIGRHHGLMYHTIGQRQGLGIGGLKDAGEEPWYVLVKDLENNVLVVGQGNEHPLLFSGALLASEIYWVNPIDLSTPRRLTAKVRYRQSDQPCTLEKTATGYRATFDDPQRAVTPGQSVVFYDGEVCLGGGVIEVAQAWSNPA; encoded by the coding sequence ATGCGTGATCCAGCCCCTTCTGACACACAAAAGAAGCGCGTCATCGTCGGCATGTCCGGCGGCGTGGATTCTTCCGTTTCCGCCGTTCTGCTCATGGAGCAGGGTTATGAGGTGGAAGGCCTGTTCATGAAGAACTGGGAAGAAGACGATGGAACGGAATACTGCACCGCAATGGACGACCTTGCGGACGCCCAGGCCGTGTGCGACAAGATCGGTATCAAGCTGCACACCGCCAACTTCGCCGCCGAGTACTGGGACAATGTGTTCGAGCACTTCCTGGCCGAATACAAGGCCGGGCGCACGCCGAACCCGGACATCCTGTGTAACCGCGAGATCAAGTTCAAGGCGTTCCTCGACTACGCCATGATGCTCGGCGCCGATCTGATTGCCACCGGCCACTATGTGCGCCGCCGCGATATCGATGGCCGCACCGAACTGCTCAAGGGCCTGGACCCGAACAAGGACCAGAGCTACTTCCTGCACGCCGTCGGCGGTGAACAGATCGCCAAGACCCTGTTCCCGGTGGGCGAGCTGGAAAAGCCCGAAGTGCGCAGGATCGCCGAGCAACACGGCCTGGCCACTGCCAAGAAGAAGGATTCCACCGGGATCTGCTTTATCGGCGAGCGCCGCTTCAGCGACTTCCTCAAGCAATACCTGCCGGCACAACCGGGCGAGATCAAGACCACCGATGGTGAAGTGATCGGCCGCCACCACGGTCTGATGTACCACACCATTGGTCAGCGCCAGGGCCTGGGCATCGGCGGCTTGAAAGATGCCGGCGAAGAACCGTGGTACGTGCTGGTCAAGGACCTGGAAAACAATGTGCTGGTCGTCGGCCAAGGCAATGAGCACCCCTTGCTGTTCTCCGGCGCCCTGCTCGCTTCAGAAATCTATTGGGTCAACCCCATCGACCTGAGCACACCGCGCCGCCTGACCGCCAAAGTGCGCTATCGCCAGAGCGACCAGCCCTGCACCCTGGAAAAAACCGCTACCGGCTACCGTGCCACCTTCGATGACCCGCAGCGCGCAGTCACCCCTGGTCAATCCGTGGTGTTCTATGACGGCGAAGTCTGCTTGGGCGGCGGCGTGATTGAAGTTGCGCAAGCCTGGAGCAACCCGGCATGA
- a CDS encoding secretin N-terminal domain-containing protein — protein sequence MSLRTLLTALLLAASASAIADTEVVNLSNRTSADLLPVAQNFIGKDGTVSAYGNQLIINADPGKIQDLRTLLSQLDTPAKRLLITVDTNENNQQNSGDSQTRIISYGTTSRDGGIQQIQASEGVPALIQVGQSVPLTTTQQDSYGRLQNQTQYRNVTQGFYVTASVTGETVHLAISTNRDRMSQERPDVVNVQSTDTSVSGRLGEWISLAGVNRETQADKSSTTRSYSTQGRDDLTLRVKVDTLN from the coding sequence ATGTCCCTACGCACCCTGCTCACCGCCCTCCTCCTGGCCGCCAGCGCATCGGCCATAGCCGACACCGAAGTGGTCAACCTGAGCAACCGCACCAGCGCCGACCTGCTGCCCGTGGCGCAGAACTTCATCGGCAAGGACGGCACCGTGAGTGCCTATGGCAATCAACTGATCATTAACGCCGACCCCGGCAAGATCCAGGACCTGCGCACCCTGCTCTCTCAACTCGACACCCCCGCCAAACGCCTGCTGATCACCGTCGACACCAACGAGAACAACCAGCAGAACAGCGGCGACAGCCAGACCCGCATCATCAGCTACGGCACTACCAGCCGCGACGGCGGCATCCAGCAGATCCAGGCCAGCGAAGGCGTACCCGCGCTGATCCAGGTCGGCCAGAGCGTACCGCTGACCACCACCCAGCAGGACAGCTACGGGCGCCTGCAGAACCAGACCCAGTATCGCAACGTCACCCAGGGTTTTTACGTGACCGCCAGCGTCACCGGCGAGACCGTTCACCTCGCCATCAGTACCAACCGTGACCGCATGAGCCAGGAACGTCCCGATGTAGTGAACGTGCAAAGTACCGACACAAGCGTCAGCGGGCGCCTCGGTGAATGGATCTCCCTGGCCGGCGTCAACCGCGAAACCCAAGCCGACAAATCCTCTACAACCCGCAGCTACTCTACTCAGGGCCGCGATGACCTGACTTTGCGGGTCAAGGTCGACACGCTGAACTGA
- the aceA gene encoding isocitrate lyase: MALTREQQIAALEKDWAENPRWKGVTRAYSAADVVRLRGSVQPEHTFAKLGAEKLWNLVTQGAKPSFRPDKDFVNCMGALTGGQAVQQVKAGIQAIYLSGWQVAADNNSAESMYPDQSLYPVDSVPTVVKRINNAFRRADQIQWKAGKGPGDEGYIDYFAPIVADAEAGFGGVLNAYELMKSMIEAGAAGVHFEDQLASVKKCGHMGGKVLVPTQEAVQKLTAARLAADVAGTPTIILARTDANAADLLTSDCDPYDQPFVTGERTQEGFYKVRAGLDQAIARGLAYAPYADLIWCETAKPDLDEARRFAEAIKKEYPDQLLSYNCSPSFNWKKNLDDATIAKFQRELSAMGYKHQFITLAGIHNMWHSMFNLAHDYARNDMTAYVKLQEQEFADAAKGYTFVAHQQEVGTGYFDDMTTVIQGGTSSVTALTGSTEEEQFH, encoded by the coding sequence ATGGCACTGACACGTGAACAGCAAATTGCAGCCCTTGAGAAAGACTGGGCTGAAAACCCACGCTGGAAAGGCGTGACCCGCGCTTATTCCGCTGCTGACGTCGTCCGCCTGCGTGGCTCGGTCCAACCCGAGCACACCTTTGCAAAACTCGGCGCCGAGAAGCTGTGGAACCTGGTCACCCAAGGCGCCAAGCCGTCCTTCCGTCCCGACAAAGATTTCGTCAACTGCATGGGCGCCCTCACTGGCGGCCAGGCAGTGCAACAGGTAAAAGCCGGCATCCAGGCGATCTACCTGTCCGGCTGGCAAGTGGCAGCGGATAACAACTCCGCTGAATCCATGTACCCCGACCAATCGCTGTACCCGGTGGACTCGGTGCCAACCGTGGTCAAGCGCATCAACAACGCGTTCCGTCGCGCCGACCAGATCCAGTGGAAAGCCGGTAAAGGCCCGGGCGACGAAGGCTACATCGACTACTTCGCGCCGATTGTGGCTGACGCTGAAGCCGGTTTCGGTGGCGTACTCAACGCCTACGAGCTGATGAAGAGCATGATCGAGGCGGGCGCCGCCGGCGTGCACTTCGAAGACCAGCTTGCGTCAGTGAAGAAATGCGGCCACATGGGCGGCAAAGTACTGGTTCCGACCCAGGAAGCTGTACAGAAGCTGACCGCTGCCCGCCTGGCCGCTGACGTTGCCGGTACGCCGACCATCATCCTGGCGCGCACCGATGCCAACGCCGCCGACCTGCTGACCTCGGACTGCGACCCGTACGACCAGCCATTCGTCACCGGCGAACGCACCCAGGAAGGCTTCTACAAAGTACGCGCCGGTCTCGACCAGGCGATCGCTCGCGGCCTGGCCTACGCACCGTACGCCGACCTGATCTGGTGCGAAACCGCCAAGCCGGACCTGGACGAAGCACGCCGCTTCGCCGAAGCGATCAAGAAGGAATACCCGGATCAGCTGCTGTCCTACAACTGCTCGCCTTCCTTCAACTGGAAGAAGAACCTGGACGACGCGACCATCGCCAAGTTCCAGCGTGAACTGTCGGCCATGGGCTACAAGCACCAGTTCATCACCCTGGCCGGCATTCACAACATGTGGCACAGCATGTTCAACCTGGCGCACGACTACGCCCGCAACGACATGACCGCCTACGTGAAGCTGCAGGAGCAGGAGTTCGCTGACGCCGCCAAAGGCTACACGTTCGTGGCGCACCAGCAGGAAGTGGGCACCGGCTACTTCGACGACATGACCACCGTGATCCAGGGCGGCACCTCGTCCGTGACTGCGCTGACCGGTTCAACCGAAGAAGAGCAGTTCCACTGA
- a CDS encoding GNAT family N-acetyltransferase, producing the protein MNKIHVSVADWRKDIDEIRRIREAVFIAEQSVPPELEWDADDAGAMHFLAFEGDFPIGTARLLPSGEIGRVSVLKDWRGLKVGDKLMEAVIGQAEKRGQTRQFLSAQVYAAPFYERLGFKIVSDEFLEVGIPHVDMVREG; encoded by the coding sequence ATGAATAAGATTCACGTAAGTGTCGCGGACTGGCGAAAGGATATCGACGAGATTCGGCGCATTCGTGAAGCGGTATTTATCGCTGAACAATCGGTCCCACCTGAGCTGGAGTGGGACGCGGACGACGCCGGCGCAATGCATTTCCTGGCCTTCGAAGGCGACTTTCCGATTGGCACCGCTCGCTTGCTGCCCAGCGGCGAGATCGGACGCGTATCGGTGCTCAAGGACTGGCGCGGGCTTAAAGTCGGCGACAAGCTGATGGAAGCGGTGATCGGCCAAGCCGAGAAGCGTGGCCAGACCCGGCAGTTCCTCAGTGCGCAGGTATACGCGGCGCCGTTTTATGAGCGGCTGGGTTTCAAGATCGTCAGCGATGAATTCCTTGAAGTCGGGATTCCGCATGTTGATATGGTGCGCGAGGGCTGA
- a CDS encoding NADH-quinone oxidoreductase subunit A: protein MTDATGLMAHNWGFAIFLLGVVGLCAFMLGVSSLLGSKAWGRSKNEPFESGMLPTGGARLRLSAKFYLVAMLFVIFDIEALFLFAWSVSVRESGWTGFVEALVFIAILLAGLVYLFRVGALDWAPEARRKRQAKLKQ from the coding sequence ATGACCGACGCGACAGGACTCATGGCCCACAACTGGGGCTTTGCCATTTTCCTCCTCGGTGTTGTAGGCCTTTGCGCTTTCATGCTCGGCGTCTCCAGCCTCCTCGGGTCAAAAGCCTGGGGCCGCAGCAAAAACGAACCGTTCGAGTCCGGCATGCTACCTACAGGTGGCGCCCGCTTGCGGCTCTCAGCCAAATTCTATCTGGTCGCGATGCTCTTCGTGATCTTCGATATCGAAGCCCTCTTTCTCTTTGCCTGGTCTGTGTCCGTTCGCGAAAGCGGCTGGACCGGATTCGTCGAAGCTCTCGTTTTCATAGCAATTCTGTTGGCAGGTCTTGTCTACCTGTTCCGAGTGGGCGCCCTTGACTGGGCTCCGGAAGCTCGTCGCAAGCGGCAAGCGAAGCTGAAACAATGA
- the hflD gene encoding high frequency lysogenization protein HflD, whose translation MSPTQEQLTALGGVFLAAVLVDKIAKTGQVTEAGLTCMLGSLLIRDPKDTLEVYGGDDLALREGYRALIGALERDPSTLQREPLRYALSMLGLERQLAKRDDLLETIGKRLPQIQSQVEHFGPAHENVIAACGALYQDTLSTLRQRIQVHGDMRNLQQPNNASKIRALLLAGIRSARLWRQLGGHRWQLVISRRKLLKELYPLMRNE comes from the coding sequence ATGAGCCCGACCCAGGAGCAATTGACCGCGCTGGGCGGGGTTTTCCTTGCAGCGGTGCTGGTGGACAAGATCGCCAAGACCGGCCAGGTCACCGAGGCGGGCCTGACCTGCATGCTCGGCAGCCTGCTGATCCGCGACCCCAAGGACACCCTGGAAGTCTACGGTGGCGACGACTTGGCGCTGCGTGAAGGTTACCGCGCCCTGATCGGCGCCCTGGAGCGCGACCCCAGCACCCTGCAGCGCGAACCCTTGCGCTACGCCCTGTCGATGCTCGGCCTGGAGCGTCAATTGGCCAAGCGCGACGACCTGCTGGAAACCATTGGCAAGCGCCTGCCGCAGATCCAGTCTCAGGTGGAGCACTTCGGCCCGGCCCACGAGAACGTGATCGCCGCCTGTGGCGCGCTGTACCAGGACACCCTGAGCACCTTGCGCCAGCGCATCCAGGTGCACGGCGACATGCGCAACCTGCAGCAACCGAACAACGCCTCGAAAATCCGCGCCCTGCTGCTGGCGGGTATTCGTTCGGCGCGGTTGTGGCGCCAGTTGGGTGGCCATCGCTGGCAACTGGTGATCAGCCGGCGCAAATTGCTCAAAGAGCTTTACCCGTTGATGCGCAACGAATAA
- the purB gene encoding adenylosuccinate lyase gives MQLSSLTAVSPVDGRYAGKTQALRPIFSEYGLIRARVLVEVRWLQRLAAHPAISEVPAFSAEANAVLNTLAENFSLEHAERVKEIERTTNHDVKAIEYLLKEQAAKLPELAQVSEFIHFACTSEDINNLSHALMLREGRDEVMLPLMRQTAEAIRELAIRFAAVPMLSRTHGQPASPTTLGKELANVVYRLERQIAQVAAVPLLGKINGAVGNYNAHLSAYPEIDWEANARAFIEDELGLGFNPYTTQIEPHDYIAELFDAIARFNTILIDFDRDIWGYISLGYFKQRTIAGEIGSSTMPHKVNPIDFENSEGNLGIANALFQHLASKLPISRWQRDLTDSTVLRNLGVGFAHSVIAYEASLKGISKLELNEQKIAADLDACWEVLAEPIQTVMRRYNIENPYEKLKELTRGKGITSDALQTFIDGLDMPAAAKAELKLLTPANYIGNAVEQAKRI, from the coding sequence ATGCAGCTTTCTTCGCTCACTGCGGTTTCCCCTGTTGACGGCCGCTACGCCGGCAAAACCCAGGCCCTGCGCCCTATTTTCAGCGAGTACGGCCTGATCCGTGCCCGTGTCCTAGTTGAAGTGCGCTGGCTCCAGCGCCTGGCCGCTCACCCCGCCATCAGCGAAGTGCCGGCGTTTTCCGCCGAGGCCAACGCTGTCTTGAACACCCTGGCGGAAAACTTCTCCCTGGAGCACGCCGAGCGTGTGAAAGAGATCGAGCGCACCACCAACCACGACGTCAAAGCCATCGAGTACCTGCTCAAGGAGCAGGCGGCCAAGCTGCCGGAACTGGCCCAGGTCAGCGAGTTCATCCACTTTGCCTGCACCAGCGAGGACATCAACAACCTGTCCCACGCGCTGATGCTGCGCGAAGGCCGTGATGAGGTGATGCTGCCGCTGATGCGCCAGACCGCCGAGGCCATCCGCGAGCTGGCGATCCGTTTCGCCGCCGTGCCGATGCTCTCGCGCACCCACGGCCAGCCGGCCTCGCCGACCACCCTGGGCAAAGAACTGGCCAACGTGGTGTACCGCCTGGAGCGTCAGATCGCTCAAGTCGCCGCCGTGCCATTGCTGGGCAAAATCAACGGTGCCGTGGGCAACTACAACGCCCACCTGTCGGCCTACCCCGAGATCGACTGGGAAGCCAACGCCCGCGCCTTCATCGAAGACGAGCTGGGCCTGGGCTTCAACCCCTACACCACGCAGATCGAACCCCACGACTACATTGCCGAGCTGTTCGACGCAATCGCGCGCTTCAACACCATCCTGATCGACTTCGATCGCGATATCTGGGGCTACATCTCCCTGGGCTACTTCAAGCAGCGCACCATTGCCGGTGAAATCGGTTCGTCGACCATGCCGCACAAGGTCAACCCGATCGACTTCGAAAACTCCGAAGGCAACCTGGGCATCGCCAACGCCTTGTTCCAGCACCTGGCCAGCAAGCTGCCGATCTCGCGCTGGCAGCGCGACCTGACCGACTCCACCGTACTGCGCAACCTCGGCGTGGGCTTTGCTCACAGCGTGATCGCGTACGAAGCCAGCCTCAAAGGCATCAGCAAGCTGGAACTCAACGAGCAGAAAATCGCCGCTGACCTGGACGCCTGCTGGGAAGTGCTGGCCGAGCCGATCCAGACCGTGATGCGCCGCTATAACATCGAAAACCCCTACGAGAAGCTCAAAGAGTTGACGCGCGGCAAGGGGATCACCTCCGACGCGCTGCAAACTTTCATCGATGGCCTGGATATGCCAGCCGCTGCCAAGGCCGAGCTGAAACTGCTCACCCCGGCCAACTACATCGGTAACGCTGTAGAGCAAGCCAAGCGCATCTGA
- a CDS encoding cupin domain-containing protein has protein sequence MSNIEITDKKLFDNEIRRIGGGLYVDKLDALIFKPYDIDGRKGVSIFYLYDARINAKGPVAALIRYAGGALTPRHRHLGWELILVVDGELVDDRGRHAKGALQIYPPGSTHQLSSPSGCTFLVVWEQSVKPAPDQDAEAAV, from the coding sequence ATGTCTAACATCGAGATAACTGATAAAAAGCTATTTGACAATGAAATACGTCGTATTGGAGGTGGGTTGTATGTTGACAAGCTCGATGCTCTAATTTTCAAGCCTTACGATATTGATGGGCGCAAGGGCGTTTCAATATTTTATCTTTATGATGCGCGGATTAATGCGAAAGGACCAGTTGCTGCGTTGATTCGTTACGCCGGTGGAGCTCTAACGCCAAGGCATAGACATTTGGGTTGGGAGTTAATATTGGTGGTTGATGGTGAGCTTGTTGATGATAGAGGCCGACATGCTAAAGGAGCATTACAAATATACCCGCCTGGGTCTACACACCAACTTTCCTCTCCATCAGGTTGCACGTTTCTTGTGGTTTGGGAGCAGTCGGTTAAGCCTGCGCCGGATCAGGATGCAGAGGCTGCAGTATGA
- a CDS encoding cupin domain-containing protein produces MNPDIPLQLLGGITAREFLRDYWQKKPLLIRQAIPDFESPIDADELAGLALEEEVESRLVIEHGERPWELRRGPFAEDAFSTLPEREWTLLVQAVDQFVPEVAELLEHFRFLPSWRIDDVMISFAAPGGSVGPHFDNYDVFLLQAQGKRNWKIGQMCSSESALLQHADLRILADFEESAEWVLEPGDMLYLPPRLAHFGIAEDDCMTYSVGFRAPSAAEVLTHFTDFLSQYLTDEERYTDADAQPVSDPHQIQSDALDRLKSLLAEHMSDERMLLTWFGQFMTEPRYPELVAGEELGEDDFISSLQDGAILVRNPSARLAWSEVDDDVLLFASGQSRYLPGKLRELLKLVCSADALHNENLGVWLADEDGRDLLCELVKQGSLGFADE; encoded by the coding sequence ATGAATCCTGATATCCCTCTTCAACTTCTGGGCGGCATCACGGCACGGGAATTTCTGCGCGACTACTGGCAGAAAAAACCGCTGCTGATCCGCCAGGCCATCCCCGATTTCGAAAGCCCGATCGACGCCGACGAACTGGCCGGCCTGGCGCTGGAAGAGGAAGTCGAATCGCGCCTGGTGATCGAACACGGCGAGCGTCCGTGGGAACTGCGTCGCGGCCCGTTCGCCGAAGACGCTTTCAGCACCCTGCCCGAGCGCGAGTGGACCCTACTGGTGCAGGCGGTCGACCAGTTCGTGCCGGAAGTTGCCGAATTGCTCGAGCATTTCCGCTTCCTGCCAAGCTGGCGCATCGACGATGTGATGATCAGCTTCGCCGCGCCGGGTGGCAGCGTCGGTCCGCACTTCGACAACTACGATGTGTTCCTGCTGCAAGCCCAGGGCAAGCGCAATTGGAAGATCGGCCAGATGTGCAGCTCTGAAAGCGCGCTGCTGCAGCACGCCGACCTGCGCATCCTCGCCGACTTCGAAGAAAGCGCCGAGTGGGTGCTCGAGCCGGGCGACATGCTGTACCTGCCGCCGCGCCTGGCGCACTTCGGCATCGCCGAAGACGACTGCATGACTTACTCGGTGGGCTTTCGCGCCCCAAGCGCCGCCGAAGTGCTGACCCACTTCACCGACTTCCTCAGCCAGTACCTGACCGACGAAGAGCGCTACACCGACGCAGACGCCCAGCCGGTCAGCGACCCGCACCAGATCCAGAGCGACGCCCTGGACCGCCTCAAGAGCCTGCTGGCCGAGCACATGAGCGACGAGCGCATGCTGCTGACCTGGTTCGGCCAGTTCATGACTGAACCGCGCTACCCGGAGCTGGTGGCGGGCGAAGAGTTGGGCGAGGACGATTTCATCAGCAGCCTGCAAGACGGCGCGATCCTGGTACGCAACCCGAGCGCGCGCCTGGCCTGGTCGGAAGTGGACGACGATGTGCTGCTGTTCGCCAGCGGCCAGAGCCGTTACCTGCCGGGCAAACTGCGCGAACTGTTGAAACTGGTGTGCTCGGCAGACGCCCTGCACAACGAAAATCTGGGCGTTTGGCTGGCGGACGAAGACGGTCGCGACCTGCTGTGCGAACTGGTCAAGCAAGGCAGCCTGGGGTTTGCGGATGAATAA
- a CDS encoding NUDIX hydrolase, with protein MTWLPHITVATIVEDNGRFLMVEELKGGRAVLNQPAGHLDPNETLTEAAVRETLEETGWDVEATGIVGIYLYTAPSNGVTYQRVCFIAKALKHHPEYQLDEGILRARWLTRDELMELRDDWRSELIIRCIDDYLAGQRHSLELIRPSL; from the coding sequence ATGACCTGGCTCCCCCACATCACCGTCGCCACGATCGTCGAAGACAATGGCCGTTTCCTGATGGTCGAGGAACTCAAGGGCGGTCGCGCTGTGCTCAATCAGCCGGCCGGCCATCTCGACCCGAACGAAACCCTGACCGAAGCCGCGGTGCGTGAAACCCTCGAGGAAACCGGCTGGGACGTCGAAGCCACCGGTATCGTCGGCATCTACCTGTACACAGCCCCGAGCAATGGCGTGACCTATCAACGGGTCTGCTTCATCGCCAAGGCCCTGAAACACCACCCGGAGTACCAACTCGACGAAGGCATCCTGCGCGCCCGCTGGCTGACCCGTGACGAACTGATGGAACTGCGCGACGACTGGCGCAGCGAGCTGATCATCCGGTGTATCGATGATTATCTGGCCGGCCAGCGTCACAGCCTGGAATTGATCCGTCCTTCTCTTTAG
- a CDS encoding acyl CoA:acetate/3-ketoacid CoA transferase yields MKVVSERQAAELIEDGWTIIPGGFGSCGHPDGLTRAISDRFKREGRPRNLGLLFASAAGDLNGRGVDILAQSGLVAKAIGGFWGLVPQLGNMARQGEIEAHNWPQGVISQLFRAIAAKKPGVISNIGLHTFVDPDHQGARLNQRAECTLVQKIVINGNSTLFFPALNVNCALLRGTFCDPLGNISMEREVSYSDALAQAMAVKNSGGIVIVQVESLVGLHDIEPQDVKIPGILVDYVTVSRPDEHPQTYGEAHNSTFTRPGVLIPSVSTISCAERIIAKRALQEIRYANARVINLGIGIPVAVGQIAEELGCADLMSFTVESGVIGGRPARGLSFGASYRPVSIIEQAALFDFYEGGGIDVACLGFAEMDSFGNVNVSKFGRRLQGAGGFINISQSARYVIFCGTFTAIGLVLGISEGKLRIVREGRVNKFVRQVSHITFNGAYSQSLGQKVIFITERAVFALRDGVVYLEEVAPGISVEQEIMPFIEGGFVVSGTCKSMSDDVFSM; encoded by the coding sequence ATGAAAGTTGTAAGCGAGCGACAGGCGGCAGAGCTAATTGAAGATGGATGGACAATCATACCGGGAGGGTTTGGTAGTTGTGGACATCCTGATGGGCTTACTCGGGCAATCAGCGATCGTTTCAAGCGGGAAGGACGGCCTCGTAATCTTGGCCTGCTCTTTGCCTCCGCTGCTGGAGATCTTAACGGAAGGGGCGTGGACATTTTAGCCCAGAGTGGCTTGGTCGCTAAGGCCATTGGAGGATTCTGGGGGCTTGTACCGCAATTGGGAAATATGGCGCGCCAAGGGGAGATAGAGGCACATAACTGGCCGCAAGGCGTGATCAGCCAGCTATTTCGTGCGATCGCGGCGAAGAAACCTGGTGTGATCTCGAATATAGGCCTCCATACCTTCGTTGATCCCGACCACCAAGGTGCGCGCTTGAATCAACGAGCGGAATGCACGCTGGTTCAGAAGATCGTTATTAACGGAAACTCAACGCTTTTTTTTCCCGCACTTAATGTTAATTGTGCGTTATTGAGAGGGACGTTTTGTGACCCTTTAGGAAATATTTCGATGGAGCGGGAAGTGTCTTATAGCGATGCGCTCGCGCAGGCAATGGCAGTCAAGAACAGCGGTGGCATAGTGATTGTGCAGGTTGAAAGCTTGGTAGGGTTGCATGATATTGAGCCGCAAGATGTAAAAATACCCGGAATATTGGTCGATTATGTGACGGTGTCGCGCCCTGATGAGCATCCTCAAACTTATGGTGAGGCGCATAATTCAACATTTACACGTCCGGGAGTGCTCATTCCCAGTGTAAGTACGATTTCATGCGCTGAAAGAATAATTGCCAAAAGAGCCTTACAGGAAATTCGGTACGCAAATGCGCGCGTTATCAATCTTGGCATCGGTATACCGGTGGCCGTCGGCCAGATAGCTGAAGAATTGGGCTGTGCGGATCTAATGAGCTTTACCGTTGAATCTGGTGTTATAGGTGGTAGGCCTGCACGTGGATTGTCGTTTGGGGCCAGTTATCGTCCAGTCAGTATTATTGAGCAGGCGGCGTTGTTTGATTTTTATGAGGGCGGTGGGATTGATGTGGCGTGCTTGGGCTTTGCTGAAATGGATAGCTTTGGCAATGTCAATGTTTCGAAGTTCGGCCGTAGGCTACAAGGTGCGGGCGGTTTCATCAATATCTCTCAGTCAGCTCGATATGTCATTTTCTGCGGAACTTTTACAGCGATAGGATTGGTGCTGGGTATAAGTGAAGGGAAGCTGCGCATAGTCCGGGAAGGTCGTGTAAATAAATTTGTTCGTCAAGTCTCGCATATAACTTTTAATGGCGCCTACTCTCAATCATTGGGCCAAAAAGTTATATTTATCACGGAGCGAGCTGTTTTTGCATTAAGAGATGGGGTGGTGTATCTAGAGGAAGTTGCTCCAGGTATAAGTGTCGAGCAAGAAATTATGCCCTTCATAGAAGGCGGGTTTGTAGTGTCGGGCACTTGCAAGTCTATGTCGGATGATGTTTTTTCGATGTAA